A stretch of the Porites lutea chromosome 12, jaPorLute2.1, whole genome shotgun sequence genome encodes the following:
- the LOC140953877 gene encoding uncharacterized protein codes for MSNQANGFQGSQPFITDKQFQNLSLDEIKHLIEEEKEGLKKDYKELEAYSENGSGWYFKEVVKLEIHTVENGVMKGSSYIPLPDWISNKKAIVNIESKDEKCFFRCILRYLHPRDRDEERLTDLKKYENSLNTKGISFPMKLKHISKFEKLNPSLPGINVFSVNDNKKFYPLRMVEKDCLNTIDLFFFEQDGVSHYSLIKNFTRLVKSQITSSKNGSIFICKKCFTHFTKEELLQKHILYCSNNETVVVKMPKENTMLEFKNYHKQLPIPFVVYADFECFTKPMNTCSPNPEKSYTYNYQKHEPSGFCFYIKGIVSGIKFEPITHTKTKDSDNVAEIFVNKLAKVTNKIYNDFYRRPKPLRLTRQQQISFDKAETCHICKKELLSDKVRDHCHFTGQYRGAARNSCNLQCRKPMILPVIFHNLQGYDAHLFIKQLACLPGELNCIPSTEEKYISFSKKIKVDEYRSRRNGEMISLYFEIRFIDSFKFLQTSLANLVSNLQPDDFNNTKEIFSENVDLLTRKGVYPYDYVSSTEKLSETQLPPKDSFYSKLNDEEITDDDYQHAINVWNTFECKTIRDYHDLYLKSDVLLLADVFENFRKTCLKHYNLDPAHYYTSPGLAWDACLKETGQQLQLLHDYDMLMMFEKGIRGGISHISKRYAAANNKYMKDYDPDEESTFIQYLDTNNLYGWAMSQSLPTHGFKWMKDLTIDSVIDLLDKKRNPEVKKGYIFEVDLKYEHKAELMFTDTDSLLYQIHTDDFYKDISYDIKTKFDKSDYPPNHPSGILTGVNKKVIGMFKDEVAGRQITHFVGLRPKLYSFKVEDGSLTKKCKGIKKNVVKKGLVFEDYVECLFTGEKQMRTMKIIRSENHDIYSKEVNKIALSNEDDKRQVLEDKVNTMALR; via the exons ATGTCTAACCAAGCAAATGGTTTCCAGGGTTCTCAACCCTTTATAACTGATAAACAATTTCAGAATTTATCTTTGgatgaaataaaacatttaatagaagaagaaaaagaaggactTAAGAAAGATTATAAAGAATTAG AGGCTTATTCGGAAAATGGAAGTGgatggtattttaaagaagtaGTTAAACTTGAAATTCATACTGTTGAGAATGGAGTAATGAAGGGCTCATCTTACattcctcttccagattggatatcaaataaaaaagcaatcgTTAATATTGAAAGCAAAGatgagaaatgtttttttcgGTGTATACTTAGATATCTTCATCCAAGAGATAGAGATGAAGAAAGATTAACAGATTTgaaaaagtatgagaattcTCTTAACACCAAAGGAATTAGTTTTCCTATGAAATTAAAACACATTtctaaatttgaaaaacttaaccCATCTcttccaggaataaatgttttttcagttaatGATAACAAAAAGTTTTATCCTTTGAGAATGGTGGAGAAAGACTGTTTAAATACTATcgacttgtttttctttgaacaaGATGGTGTTTCACATTAttcactaattaaaaactttACTCGTTTGGTTAAATCACAAATAACTTCAAGTAAGAATGGttcaatatttatttgtaaaaagtgTTTTACTCATttcactaaagaagaattattacaaaaacatatcTTATATTGTTCAAATAACGAAACAGTGGTTGTAAAAATGCCAAAAGAAAATACGATGTTggaatttaaaaattaccaCAAACAACTTCCAAttccttttgtagtttatgcagattttgaatgttttactaaaCCAATGAATACTTGCAGCCCTAATCCAGAAAAATCATATACTTACAATTATCAAAAGcatgaaccatcaggattttgtttttatataaaaGGAATAGTTTCTGgtataaaatttgaaccaattACTCATACAAAAACTAAAGATAGTGATAATGTAGCTGAGATATTTGTGAACAAACTTGCAAAAGTAACTAATAAGATATATAATGATTTTTATCGTCGTCCAAAACCTCTTCGTTTAACAAGACAACAACAAATATCCTTTGATAAAGCGGAAACCTGTCATATTTGTAAGAAAGAATTACTGTCTGACaaagttagagatcattgtcacTTTACAGGTCAATATCGTGGAGCTGCTCGTAACAGTTGTAATCTCCAGTGTAGAAAGCCTATGATTCTTccagttatatttcacaatcttcAAGGATATGATGCTcatttgtttataaaacaacttGCTTGTTTACCAGGTGAGTTAAACTGTATTCCATCTACAgaggaaaaatatatttcctttTCCAAAAAGATTAAGGTTGATGAGTATAGATCTAGACGCAATGGAGAAATGATTTCGTTATATTTTGAAATACGATTTATTGAttcattcaagtttcttcaaacaagTCTTGCTAATCTTGTTTCAAATCTACAACCAGATGATTTTAATAatacaaaagaaatatttagtGAAAATGTAGACCTACTAACTCGCAAGGGAGTTTATCCATATGACTATGTTTCCTCAACAGAAAAACTATCTGAAACACAATTACCACCAAAAGACTCCTTTTATTCAAAACTAAATGATGAAGAAATAACTGATGATGATTACCAACACGCTATTAATGTTTGGAAtacttttgaatgtaaaacaattAGAGATTATCATGATTTATATCTTAAGTCTGATGTACTACTATTGgcagatgtatttgaaaactttagaaaaacttgtttaaaacattaCAATCTAGACCCAGCACATTATTACACATCTCCTGGTttagcttgggatgcatgtctTAAAGAAACAGGTCAACAATTACAACTTTTGCACGATTATGATATGTTGATGATGTTTGAAAAAGGTATTCGTGGAGGAATATCACACATATCAAAAAGATATGCAGCAGCGAATAACAAATACATGAAAGATTACGATCCTGATGAGGAGTCTACTTTTATTCAATATCTTGATACAAATAATCTTTACGGATGGGCAATGTCGCAATCACTTCCCACACATGGATTTAAATGGATGAAAGATTTAACAATAGATTCTGTAATTGATTTATTGGATAAAAAGAGAAACccagaagtaaaaaaaggttaTATATTTGAAGTAGATTTG aaatacgaACACAAGGCTGAGTTAATGTTTACAGATACTGACTCACTTTTATACCAAATTCATACGGATGATTTTTACAAGGATATCTCCTATGATATAAAAACCAAGTTTGACAAATCTGATTATCCTCCTAATCATCCATCTGGAATACTAACAGgagtaaacaaaaaagtaataggaatgtttaaagatgaagtagCTGGTAGACAGATTACACATTTTGTTGGTCTTCGTCCGAAGCTTTATAGTTTCAAGGTAGAGGATGGAAGTTTAACCAAAAAGTGTAAAGGTATAAAGAAGAATGTTGTAAAAAAGGGCCTAGTATTTGAAGATTATGTTGAGTGTTTATTTACTGGTGAAAAGCAAATGAGAACTATGAAAATTATAAGAAGTGAAAATCATGACATTTACTCAAAGGAAGTAAATAAAATAGCTTTGAGTAATGAAGATGATAAAAGACAGGTCTTAGAGGATAAAGTGAATACGATGGCTTTAAGATAA